ATGTCTGTCAGCATTACCCACAACATCTGAGctactttcatttttttctttctttatttcttttttctacTTTTGAGCTTCAGTTGGTCTAGTAAATCTGCTTTCATTTCTGTTTATTCTAGATTGTCACATTTAGTGGCTTTCTGGCAGGACACTTATGTGTAGCATGCATTGTTCATGTAATTGCTTTTAACAtgatttaaactatttatttttgaaggcTAGAGCAATGgataatgtataaaaatataaaacaatgtataaaaatatatgccATAATTTATGGATTTGAGAGGTTATGATCAGTCATTATTTGCATATCAAACTCCTATTAACATGAACCCACAAACCTCGTTATCAGAGCAGATGTATAACTCTTTATAGGAAGTCAACAGGAAGAATGATTTAGGGGGTGAATTTCCAGGTTGCATGACTATTGCAATGAAAGAGGAACTTTTGGGCTCTTTCTGCAAAAAAGAAACGGCAAACGGCAGCTTGACCATTTCTGTCCGTCACCGTGATACAGATATAGGTGATACAGTTTCACCTACACGATACGGTAAGGTTATTTCCGTTATGAAAGATTAATTTGAGTTACATAAGTACAAATAATTGTTTCAATGTTAATTTGATGAATTTCAGTGTACATCACAGTACTAAAATCACTTTCTCTTGTGAAATACATAGATGTGAATGTTTTCTTTGagtgtttgctttcattatagatgtaataatataatttttctatCTTTTTTAGACAATGGTTGTAAATAGCACACTTGGCCCATTTTATAATTCTACAGAGGATTGCTCGTCTGACAGCAGCCCCGAACTTGGACTTGCTGTTGGTTTGCCTATATTCTTTGTGGCTTTGCTGCTGGTGGGGATAGCAGCGTTTTTCTGGTTTCGACACAGAAAATCAGTGGATATAGAGTTATCTAACAAACTTAAGAGCCAAGATAAGAGCCACGATGAGCATTCCAGGGAGTCTCCATACAGTGGATATGCCGGAGGACATCAGCCCACACCCCAGAGCCCAATATATGAGAACTTTCATAGTGGACAGTCCAATCAGCACGAATTTCAGAGGAGTGTACAGAGTGAGGACACACACAGGTAAAGTACAAAGTCAAACCTGTATGCGTGTGTAAGCCACTGCGCTAATGTAGATCATTAGAAACTGGGTGATGAGAAGGCTGAAAAGTCTTTACAGTAGAAACGGAATTTCCTGTGAAGTTTTATTTGCTATCTGTTTTGCAAGATCACAGTGACATACTGAATGTGTGGCAATAACAGTCAGAGAGAGTTACACTAAAGGAGTTTTTATTTTGCAGCAATATTTATTGGGTTATATATTGGTGCAATTCAACTTGTTATAAGGATTTGATTGAATTTCCAAGAACTGAATTTCACTTTTGCCCCCATTTAGAGACCATCAAGCATACCTGCAGTGTGATCCACATGATGCAATCTACAGCAATGATCCTGCCCTCTTCCATCCAGATCAGGCTGAATTCTCTGAGGATGTTTACATCATGCCAGATGCTTGAAAGTCTGATATGTTTTGCTGTCCAGTATTAATCCCCAAAATGTTCAGTAGAATCATTTGTACTGGCATGATGTGAAATAATAGCAAGTCTTTATTTTCAAAGGGTGAAATCAAGGGCGATTCAAATGCCCTCACAAACATTACATGAGCCAATGTAGTTTATTGACTGAGTACACTGTGAGACAGCAAAACATATTCATGACCTCATTGATCACAGTTTAACAGGTGTTTCTGCCGATTGTAAATAATCCCCGCTGAAAAGACCAGTTTAGACCAGCGTGAACGTACCATGCTGTACAGACTGCTTTGTACTGGTTTGGTGGACCAATATAACCAAGTTCTTGTTGAGATGTTGGTTCATATGCTGGACTTTTCAGCAAGGATGGgtggacattcacacattttaatgttaaaaatatttgctTCCTGAATTAATTAAATTGGTCAActattgttcaaatgtttgtggTCAATAAggttttcttttaaacaaattattactTATATTTAGCAAGGGCACACTAAATTGatcgaaagtgacagtaaagacatttataatgttacacatgatttctatttcaaataaatgctgttcttttgaaaaaaaaaaagttttcatattttccacaaaaatattaaacagcacaactgtttgcacaacattgatagtaataagaaataatatttgagcagcaaatcagcatattagactgaatTGTAAAGTTgtcatcatgtgacactgaagactgagtaatgacttctgaaaattcagctttgcaatcataggactattattaattatattttaaatatatttaaattgaaaaacattactttaaattttattatgttttataatattgctattttattgtattttgatcgaataaatgcaggcttggtgagcatgagagactttCAAAGACATTACAAACTGTTAATGTCACATGCCTCTTATTTCATAAGGATTATGCTCATGTTTTCACATGCAAAACTTGTTCTTCAAGCTTTCATATTAATTAGAGGGTGGCAATAATTATCCATCTTGGCTTGTCTTATGATCTTTTTGTCACTGTGACTCACTGAATTCTTTACTGAAATATCTCCTCTCTCAGCGATTAGCTACAAATTAGCTGAGAGTGTCTTTTCCACTTCCACAACTAAATGAAACAAGAGGAACACTAGACAAGCAGGCGGTTTGATGTGGCACTGTGAAATCGCCATGAAATGTCTCAGTCAAAGTCAATTCAGTCTTTCTTTGCCCTTGTTTGTCTAAGTGTTAATCATACACATCTCtctgaaaatgtataaaatacgTGGTTTCTTAAAATTTCTGCATATGTTGACAAGTGACTTTGTCAGTTATATTTCTCAACTGCAGATCTCAGATGAGATTATTGCTGATTAAAATATGCTTTCATTTTACCTCAAAGTTATAATCAGTTGAAGTCCATTTAACAGAATTTAAACATTACATTGACCCAGTCCCATTAACCTACATTGGATGGCACTACTGCCTTCATAAGGGCTCAAAAACAGGGCTTAAGCTTGAGTCACTTGcgctgtatgtatatatgtatattttaaagcgtacatgcattttatttttacaaacctAAACATTTGGTTTGTGAATTCTGCTTGTGGACTTTTTAAACTTGTCAGCCAGATAAGATCATGTAATTTGTTGACATAGACAAAGTAAGAATGACTTGTGATGGTCCtggtacactctcagaaaaaaaatgtctttgtatCTTATTTACCTGTAACTGGTACATTAGTGCCGtgaaggtacatattagtactttaaaagtacatattagtaaaAGCATGTAGTACGTTAAGTATATAGTACATgaagtgtacatattagtacctttttttctgagagtgtagctTTAGAAAGAGCAGCCTTGAAAGTGCAAACTAATCATTAATGTAATGTATGCCATCATTTTTCAGTAAAAGTGATTATGAACTTATAACTGTCTTGGTGTTTTCTGCAAGCTATTATTGAAAAATGtctttgtcaaaaaaaaaaaaaaaagattcgaACTCGGGAAGCCCGTATAGTGCAATGGTGCATTGCTATTGGCGTcgacaattttaaataatattaaataataaatgtgaccctggaccacaaaaccagtcttaagtcactggggtatatttgtagcaatagccaaaaatacattgtatgggtcaaaattatcaatttttcttttatgccaaaaatcattaggatattaagtaaagatcatgttccataaagatattttgtaaatttattaccgtaaatgtataaaaacttcatttttggttagtaatatgcattgccaagaattaatttggacaactttaaaggcgattttctcaatatttagatttttttgcaccctcagattccagattttcaaatacaggtgctggtcatataattagaatatcatcaaaaagttgatttatttcactaattccattcaaaaagtgaaacttgtatattatattaattcattccacacagactgatatatgtcaaatgtttatttcttttaattttgatgattagagcttacagctcatgaaagtcaaaaatcagtatctcaaaatattagaatatttatatttgagtttgaataaatgaccatccctacagtataaattctgggtatctcttgttctttgaaaccacaataatggggaagactgctgacttggcaatgatccagaagacgaacattgacaccctccacaaagagggtaagtcacagaaggtcgttactgaaaggtgtggctgtttacagagtgctgtatcaaagcatattaaatgcaaagttgactggaaggaagaatttgggtaggaaaaggtgcacaagcagcagggatgaccgcaagcttgagaatacagtcaagcaaagccgattcaaacacttgtgagagcttcacaaggagagaactgaagctggagtcagtgcatcaagagtcaccacgctcagacgtcttcaggaaaagggctacgaagccacttctgaaccagagacaacgtcagaagcatcttaactgggctgtggagaaaaagaactggactgttgctcagtggtccaaagtcctcttttcagatgaaagtaaattttacatttcatttggaaatcaaggtcccagagtctgaaggaagagtggagaggcacagaatccatgttgcttgaagtccagtgtgaagtttccacagtcagtgatgatttgggctgccatgtcatctgctggtgttggtccactgtgttttctgatgtccacagtttagagcacttcatgcttccttctgttgacaagctttatggagatgctgatttcattttccagcaggacttggcacctgcccacactgccaaaggtaccaaaagctggttcaatgaccatagtgttactgtgcttgattggccagcaaactcgcctgacctgaaccccatagagaagaACCCCatagaggaagatgagagacaccagacccaacaatgcagatgagctgaaggccactatcagagcaacctgggctctcataacacctgagcagtgccacagactgatcgactccatgccacgccacattgctgcagtaattcaggcaaaaggagccccaactaagtattgagtgctgtacatgctcatacttttcattttcatacttttcagttggccaagatttctaaaaatcctttctttgtattggtcttaagtaatattctaatattttgagatactgatttttgactttcatgagctgtaagcgctaatcatcaaaattaaaagaaataaacatttgaaatatatcagtctgtgtgtaatgaatgaatataatatacaagtttcactttttgaatggaattagtgaaataaatcaactttttgatgatattctaattatatgaccagcacctgtagttgtattttggccaaatattgtctgaacctaacaaaccatacatcaatggaaagcttatttattcagctttcagatgatgtataaatctcaatttcgaaaaattgacacttaagactggttttgtggtccagggttacaaATGTGAAAAGTATGATTAAAATGTAGACATTAAATAGCCTATCAAATTTCATATACTCAAAATAGATACCCCAGTCCTGGCTGCAGAACGCTTGCTTAGTGACTTTCTAGGGGCTTTCAGTCGTTTGAGACTACTGACACACATTTAATCTGATCTGTGTTAGCAGACTATTGACACACCCAGATATACTGTGTTATATTTCCTTACTGTAATTCTACTGTACCCTCATACGTAAGAAGTAGAGAGCGAATGCTTGTTTATATCAAACATGATTCATAACATTTAAACCtattaaaacagttttattgacaTATGAGCCATTACTTCACCTTTGAAGTGAGTAAAATTATATCAGAAGTACAAGGAGTGGTTTATTGTTCATTGTGTGATGATTGCAACTGAATTATTACATTAACAATACATCATATATGTCAAAACAATACATCAGATAATGCATCTCAGAAATATTTATAGTCAGCGAAATCCTGCAGGGTCAATAGACAACAAATATTTCTGGACTACAgtgacaccagtgacagtattatataaatactgagTTACAAATGAACTCATGTCTCTGCTGTGGTTGCTTCAGAGGACATTCACTCTCTGGTCAAGGCCAGTGACACCTATGTGTGTTTTCAAGGCTACAGTTGTTAGATCTGGCCTATCTTTACAGATAGGATAAATATAGATATTGATTGACATTGATAAATACCTTTTATGGATATTCATGGCATGATCTCACCTTGAAATATTATCTAGAACTGAGCggatattgtaaaatattattgtaaaagaCTGTAATTTATAAGTTTACACTTACGCATGTATAACTTGTTTTATATCGCTCATTGTTATATGAGTGAGCCATACACAGATGATTCATTCTGATGGCCTGTTCTCCACAGTTTCATAGTATTTAAACAAGCTTTTTAACAACATCCGGAATTTTTATAGCAGCTCAACCTTGATTTGGTTTCATAAAATACTGTATGTGAGGATTTTCATCTTATATTCAAAGATGTTGAATTGAAATGTAATCAGTGATTCAGCCATTAATCATCCATTCTGAATATATACATTTCCTTAAAGCAATATACTTTATtaacattcattcaaaaatacaaaaggtTTCTTGATTCATTCACAACACAGCAACAAACGagtacaaaaacatttaaaataaattacaataaataacttGATATTCCAGTAAGTCAATCACGTAGAAATACAGTACCCGATCAACGTTTCAGTGTTATGCAGAAAAACAGGCATCTGGTTTCCTTAAGAAGCCAAACTATTTTATAAACCAAAGGAATGTAACCAGATGAGTGTGAGAACATTGATTTGCATATTATCAGCTAGATATTTTGCCTCCTTTTCATCTTCTCTTTTAAGAGTATAATGTTCAGTGGATAACCAGTGCTAGTGCCAGTGTTGTTCATGCACAGTGGCATTTAGTAACTATCAAATCGTTGAAAGGTGTGAGCTTCAACTTTCCACGGCTGTCATAGTGCATGAGAACCATTGACTCATATGCAGCTGGTACACAGCAAGGGCCGGGTGTTGTTCCCTTGGACAAGAGATGCAGACGAGACTTAACCTGCGTATGCATACTGGCAGGTTTATAATTATGCGGGCAGGAACCATCACAGTAGTGCATAGTGTAGCCCGAGGGAGCGATAACCCAGTCTGACCAGCCGATGTCTTTGAAGGAAACATTCAATGACTTTCGCCTGCAGTGACCTTCATCCTCAACGCTTTCCTCTCTAGTAGCCAGAGCTCTCTTGTTTCTTCTCCTCACTGCTTGGTCAAGTTGTAAAACAAGCTGAGGCGTGGATTGTGTACTCACTTCTTGTTTTTTAAGGAGGCAAATTTCAACAACTAAAAGCTCAGCACTGGTGTCCTTAAGCCACCTCTTGACCACAACTGTCAAATCCAATGTAACATCCCGAGAGCTCAAGTCCCCTGTTTGAAATACAGTCTGTGTATGAAAACCAGGAGGTTTATGTATTCTAACCACAACGTCTTTTGAGAGCCACGGCTGGCCTGGTGTAATTTTGTCCATGTGTGGTCTCTTAATTTGTAGCCTTGCATGTTTAAGGTTGACTCCAGTTTTAATGCGCGTGTTTTTGTAGAAAGCAGCTCTGAACCACTGCTGCCGGGAATCCACGGAAGAATTCAGAAGCTgtactgttaaaaaataataaagaaaaacttaaattagACAATGTGAACCAGACAATTAAGACATATATGTGacatattataaaacaataatatataataaacgtatatatatatatatatatatatatatacagacacacacactttacaaAATTCATCCCagtgaaaaaaacattaaaattaagttaaaaataaagaaaaattgaaATTCGACAATGCAAACCAAGTATATactacacataaatatatatgcaaataaatattatatattgacgtaaataaattacatgtgaatataaatgaattattttttaatatatatataaattatgtgtgcatctatctatctatttatctgtctatctatccacgTGTGAGCatttctatctatttatctgtctATTTATCAATCTATGTGTCTTTctatttataacattaaaattgggttaaaaataaagaaaattaaacacTGAAATTAGACAACGCAAACTAAATATAAAcgtataaaaaaattatatatattttttttttaactaattgaGTCCAAGGaatatgaataaaatcaaatacaatATATCCATTTTTTTAGTCCACACATAAAAGTTTAGTCTTCACAATTTCACTATACTTTACGTAACAACTGTATTTATAGCTTACCTGTTGTGGGAAACAGCACCGTAGAGGCTCTTCTTGCAGGCTGAAGCTCCTGTTCCTCACTGGAGTTGCCCTTAAGCAAATATCCCATTCTCCTATACTGACGGTACATCCTGACCAGGTCCTGATGAGAAGCTCTTCTACCAGGCCCGGGTGGCGCATCCATCCCGAGGTACTCCAGAATAATGCTCTTCAGAGCCTCAAGCTGCAGGCCCTTGTACGTTTCCTCATGCTCCTGTTGAGCTGTAGACTCTCTCAGACAAGAGCTAAAAATAACAGCCCCAAGAGAAAGGAGAAAGCACTGTGCTACTGAGTTCTGCATGGCAAGTTCGTTTTGTTTGAGCTGTCTTTGTGTTGGTCAGTGCATTGAATGACATTCCAGACATGCTTTCATTTATACAGGTACAGGCCACGCCCCACTGGAGACGATTGCTCATCTACACCCACACTGAAACTTCACGTACAAGTAACCGTCCCCTGCGCAATGACATCATGTCAATATGACTTTTAGAATAATACTGTCACCCCAAAGTAAAATTTGTCTTGGACTTGGGACTTTGGagctgtacacacacacacacacacacacacacacgcagaatGCATTCATTTGGCatcaatattatttactataacattttcaaaaaatactGGATAGAAATACATAATCACGATGTAACAACAAGATATACAGGTCAAGAAGGATAAGCATTTAAATTcagtgtattactgtattacGCTCCTATATTTCATCATACTACATTTCAGCAGATCTGAATTGTGTATATTCATAATTATCTTAAGACCATATACTCTGTGTGTCACATTCATAACAACAAAGAATAATCTGTAATTATGGGACCACCATGGTGTGCGGTTTTGCCTAAACTTGCATTGTTATctaataaatgacatttatatGTTCCTTTTAAAAAATTCCTTTCTGTTTTCATGTAGGACACAACATATGTTTAGATATTGAACGACAGACAGCAGTAGAACAACAGCCACATGCAGTAGTAAAATAAAGCAAGACATATATATCTAAACAAAACTGTACTAAAAAAAAGGTGGAATAATTTGTATAAGTGCCAAAGCTCACACGTCACGTGTTGCGTATCACATGCTCAGATGACTCTTCTGAGGTAAAAAGTGTGTGAAAGGTTTTTAGGTATGTTTCAAACAAACACTGCGGCATTCATGCTGTCAGAAAGCCAAGAGTACTGCATTGAGTAATTGGTCGTTTGAAGCCAAACAAAAAGACGGCTCTATTTAAAACATGAAGAGAAAGTTGTCACACACACTCAATACACACCCACAATGAACACCATATGTTACACCAGACAAATTATGACctaaatatatcatttttaatcatCCTCCTCACTCCAACCTGAAAATACACAGAACACTCTTGGTGTTTCACCAGTGTCACTGCAACAGGTTAAAGGGCACGTTTGAGTGTTTAGAACGTGCCCTGCCGTCAAGCTCATCCAGTTAATTTACaactaaattacaaaaatacacacTTACACTGAATTCCCTAACTCTGTAAACTAAGAGCCATCGCCACATTTAGATCACAGATGAACTAGCCTTCTCTGTAGTTTATAATTTCACAGTGGAATTGCATAATAGGACACTAAAGTCAGAAATGAACTTTAAAGGGCAATATTTGCACCCTGGAAATGATTTCttgagacatttttttttttttttacatttgtatacAAAGGgcaatttttataaatgtatttatgttttttgtgtcaaatatttacatttattcaatcaatcaatcaatcaatcaatcagagtACTGTATTCTGTTGCCAATCAAATTTGATCAGCATCAACAAAAGCCATTGACAAAGTGGTAGGCCTACTAAAGCCTGTCATGACATCAGACATTAAACAGACTATTGCTTAAAGGAGGCATAAATGTAATGCTTCGGGTAGGGTTGCAATATTATGACAAAATCCTCATGGTCGAGATTATTGCCCTTAATGTTGTAATACGGTAATTATTATAATGTCGATTAACAGAATACACTGCAATCGTTTAACTGATTGTGGAGAAATGGAATAATTTAAGTTAGGCAACAAAACAGGATGAAAATCAAATTAGTTCATTGCTTTTTTTACACATTAGTAACTGTAGGACTTCACATTGGTTATTTTAGTAgattgaaaaacaaaactgttactCAAACTGGGAATAAATTACAGACAGCAAGCAAATAACGTTCCCATCACTGCAACGGTCAGTGAGTTCACTATAACTCCGTTATAATCAATAAAgctcttatttacatcgtatATGCACTTTCTTTTTTATGACTTTattgaaaaactgaaaaatatcgTCGGAGCGCACACTAAACAAAATCCCAGCATTTCTTCTTCACCGATGACTAATCTAAACGTCTCTGATTGGCAGTTGCATTCATGTGCTCAACAAATACGTGTTTGATTGGTTATAGCGCTCAACGCTGCATAAACAACGGTAAAAGGAAATCTAGTGCATATCCAAATGTAAAGCCGCAATCgacaagttttatttattttcatattttactaATCGCGACGGTCATAATCGTTTTGGCTTCATTGTTTTGCATTGCTATGTTGAATTTGGGGGCATTTTTGACTCAACCCCCCATTCATTTCCATCTCTGTAGGACACCCACCTATAGAGCAGTTCTGTGTTCACCCTATACAGGGTTAATAGTTCATTCTAGCAACATTGCTATTTataaagtaatgaaaatgtttgtcCACCTGTTCCCCTGCAGTCCATACATTAGTAAAAGTGTGTGTAAGCAACAGTGACACAAATCTCAGCTTCAGGATAAAGAGAGAGGATGATAAAGAATGAGCCTCTCCATTTATCTGACACCTAGTTTTTGGTGTCAGACGTTGgcctttattaaaatgtatatagagAAATGAGTCCCTCTAGTGGTTACTGTGGAAAATAGGAAAaactgaacataaaaaaaagccAGACACATTGCCTATTTTTGAAAgtgtcaaaatattaaaacatgttaCTTGTTTTTAGGTACAGGAAGACATGctttgaaatacaataaaacacatcATGCAAAATTCCACAACCCCCTTAATCACTGCAGAGAGTCACAGCTCTTCTATCACAAAAATCTTTATACCTATTATGAATGTactaaaatcttaaaaattaatacatttgctAGATCTTGTCATAAACAATTTCATAACATGGATACATTTCTTGAATTATGAATTGGGTAGGAAGCATGAAAAAGCTCGGCCTCAAAAGCaggatataatataataattgtcaTGCTCAAGCAACTCTAACAAGCACAAACGATCCTGTCTTTGTTCCAGGAACACAGTgcatcagacacacacagtaaaTGGAAAGGACAATAAGCAGTGGACTGTAAAGACCTCACTCCCCTTGATTTACCACAACAAATAACTCCACagaaaataactaaataaataatgtgcaaAAAATGACTAAAGGAAACTATTTGGTTCATTAacatactttaaaatgaaataaaaaatgtaaataaaataaaaaatgtgcacTCAGAATCATTTGGGTATTAAAAACAACCAAGAATTCACGTTGTAATGGTCATTGAAAAATCATTAAAGATTGTGTTCTGTTCATAAACGGAGAGCAGAGGGGAACAAAGAGCGACTTATGCTGTGTTGTGATGTTGTTTCAATCAATGTTGCATTGTTACATCAAAGCATTGTGGTGCCACTTGGTGACAGACAATACTCAATCAGCAGAATATCCCATGACCAACAGTGCCAGGCTAACTGCCCAAATTATTCCAGTATTACGAAAATGGGAATGTTTCATTAGCAAAACTTTTCCATTTATCAAAAGATAAAATGCAACAAATATGAAGCTGTATGCACCAATGACATGGAAAGGGacaacatttaatatattttttcatatgaAATTTGTTTTGCAAATATCAGTTCAAAACAATTGCATTGCAAAACGGATATGAAGAGATAGGCTACCATACATAAATGTTTTGTCACACCAATTTCAAGAATAGCTACCAGCCAGAAAACTGCAAATGACCTCTATGGATCTTCAGAACTACTGTAGCTAAAGTTAACCCTAACAAATCAACCAATAAACACACGCCAAAACACAGATCCCTGATTAATATTACACAGTTATGGTTAATTTGACACAACAGTGCTCAGTCAAATCGCTACATAGGCTATGTCTACATTTGTTTTAAGGTTTCTTTAAGAACTACACCGTCTACATACCCTACATTAATATGAAAGGCGGCACTCCTAGAAGCTCCTCAGCACAACAACCTGATTCACGACTCGCTACCGCCTTAATTGTAGAGATTCGTGTTTTGATTGGTTCCTCACAGACACTCTCATCCTCCAGTCAGGTGACAGTGTGCTCGCTGTTTCAGGGATGGATTGGGTGACTAGGAAACAGGGTTAGATATCTCACGAGTGAAAGACTTTCATCCCTACAGTATGGGTTAAATTAACCATAAagctacaaaatatattcataatggATGAGCCAAATATACTGAGGCGGCGTGGTCTGCAGGTAAGTGTGCGTGAGTGATTCAGACAGCAgtattattcattttgaaaaaatagAATATATCTCTATTAATTTAGCAACATAAATTAAGTGGTTCATCACAATcagcatgttttattatatttttgtaacgCGATCATTGCATATTTGCAACCTAATCACACTTCTCGCGTTCGTTTGTTTGTATACAATGAATCGTGAATGGCTTGTTTTGACGTGGGGAGTGTTGGAAATAAAGGGCTTTT
This portion of the Onychostoma macrolepis isolate SWU-2019 chromosome 02, ASM1243209v1, whole genome shotgun sequence genome encodes:
- the LOC131552203 gene encoding bone morphogenetic protein 4; this translates as MQNSVAQCFLLSLGAVIFSSCLRESTAQQEHEETYKGLQLEALKSIILEYLGMDAPPGPGRRASHQDLVRMYRQYRRMGYLLKGNSSEEQELQPARRASTVLFPTTVQLLNSSVDSRQQWFRAAFYKNTRIKTGVNLKHARLQIKRPHMDKITPGQPWLSKDVVVRIHKPPGFHTQTVFQTGDLSSRDVTLDLTVVVKRWLKDTSAELLVVEICLLKKQEVSTQSTPQLVLQLDQAVRRRNKRALATREESVEDEGHCRRKSLNVSFKDIGWSDWVIAPSGYTMHYCDGSCPHNYKPASMHTQVKSRLHLLSKGTTPGPCCVPAAYESMVLMHYDSRGKLKLTPFNDLIVTKCHCA